In Phacochoerus africanus isolate WHEZ1 chromosome 14, ROS_Pafr_v1, whole genome shotgun sequence, one genomic interval encodes:
- the LOC125114463 gene encoding cytochrome c oxidase subunit 7C, mitochondrial-like: MLGQSIRRFTTSVVRRSHYEEGPGKNLPFSVENKWRLLAMMTLYFGSGFAAPFFIVRHQLLQK; this comes from the coding sequence ATGTTGGGACAGAGTATTCGGAGGTTCACAACCTCTGTGGTCCGTAGGAGCCACTATGAGGAGGGTCCAGGGAAGAATTTGCCATTTTCAGTGGAAAATAAGTGGCGGTTACTAGCTATGATGACTCTGTACTTTGGATCTGGATTTGCTGCACCTTTCTTTATAGTAAGACACCAACTGCTTCAAAAATAA